The genomic stretch CTGAAGTAAAGCTGGAAAGGAATCTACAAGTGAATAAAACAAGAAGTTTGGAATTGGATTTGGGGAATCTGGGCTTGGAAATGCCTCAGGTAAGTCTGCTAGGATTTTATTTGCGTCTGTAAATAATTTTGCCTTTGTTTAAGAACAAATCTGACCAGTACAAGGAGGGAAGATGTGTAGGAGATTAAAGGATGTGTATTTTGCGGGGTCCCTGTAGTGTCTGTGGTGGAAgctgtggtgctgctctgggtgctgtgttTGTTCAAGCTCCAGCCACGTTGTCTGTGGGTGAGGGAGGATGCCTGGAGAGCAGAACAGCCTTTTATTACTGCAGTGATTCACCCTGAGCACACTCAGTGACTTTCAGCAGCAGTGTCTCTGCCTTCCCAGCCCTCAGGGGGAGAGCGTCTAGGAGAGAAATGGAGGGCTGGAATTAAATGTAGCAGAAGGCCTTGCTGCCCATTCCCTGCATGCCCAGTCATCCTGCATAATGCTTTTTTTGCCAAATTTCACTTTGTTCTTGAGAGAGAGGTAACAATCTAGATTTGGTTGTCGTAAATTTTGCTTTCCTTACAATTTTATATGGAAGTTTTGTGAGTTCTAATGGCTCTAAACACAGTCCACACTGCTTTAGtacaaaattatttgtattagAGGGACTCCCAGATCTTGCCAGGACTGGCCTTCAGCTTCCACAAACGCCAACATATCCCAAAACTTGGCTAACATAAGACTTTcaaagcagcagggaagaaTGAGGGAGCAGTGAATGCTCTTGCAGCTCTGTGTGGATGGAAATGTGTCCTTTGATTGCTCCTGCATGTTGTCATTTGCTCCTGAAGCATTCTCTGGCTCTGGGGAATGATGTGCTTATCTGTGGTGCTAAAATCCTTCTGAGACTAGGAGGAATGGTGATTCTGTTTGTGGAAGGTGAAAACGTGCCTTTTCATATCATGTTTGAAATGTCTGTCCACTGTGTTGTAGCCCAGTGTGAGTGGAATGGACCCTCCTTTTGGGGATGCCTTTCGGAGCCACCTGTTTTCAGAGCAGACCCTGATGAGCACGGATCTCCTGGCGAGCAGCTCGGATCCAGACTTCATGTATGAACTGGTAGGTCAGCTCTGAGTGCCCCCAGTTTCATCTCCTCACCAGTTCCTGTAGGAATAAAGGGCTGTTGCTTCAAGAATGCTGGAAAATTATTCATTATTGCTGGCTGCTGATTAGGGAAGAGCTGGACTGCTTGTCCAGCTAGTGTGATGGTTCCTCAGCAGGCACTTCTTCAGACAGGCTCAAATCCACCTTCACtagtgctcctgcagccctgtccagcctggccttgggcactgccagggatccaggggcagccccagcttctctgggcacctgtgccagggcatcaccaccctcacaaggaagaatATCCCCCTGCTATGTTCTGCTTCACCCAAGCTGTGAATGCAGGGGCAAGGGAAATAAAAGTTGACTCACAAGCTGCTTGTATGagcatttcctttttcattttatcCCTGCATCAAAGGAGAAATGTTACTTATGGTCATTAATTGGTTGTGTTAGAGTGAGGTTTTCCAGGAACTGGTGAACTCAAGTGTATTGTGTTAAGCACACAGCAAAGATTGACCTAGGTTATAGAGATGCCTGTGATgtctttcatattttaaatacatggATATTGGTACTGGTTTAGTTCCTGGTGAGCAGATGGATTTGTAATAGCAGGAAAATAGTGTGTTATAGGAAAAGCAGTGTCTTTAGAAAGATCTGTTGCTGAAGCACAGGAGCTGAACTTCATTCTGACCTTTAGAAGAAGATTTTAGTTGAAGGTTGAGGTCTCTTACTATGTCAGCCCTCTCTCATACTCATGGACTTGAGCTCTCCTTACCAGGTTAAGGAGGGGAAAGAGATGATGGATACTTTTTTTGTATTAACTTTTAACTTACTTTATTGTGCACAGGACAGAGAAATGGACTATCAGCAAAGCTCCAGGGACAACTTGCTTTTCATGGAGGACTGCAAAGACCTTGAGAACTTGGAGTCTTTTACGGACATCCTGGACAAAGAAGCTGCTTTCACCTCCAAGTGGGAGCAGTGGGATACCTACTGTGAAGACCTAACTAAGTACACTAAATTAACCAGCTGTGACATCTGGGGAACAAAAGAGGTGGATTACCTGGGCCTCGATGACTTCTCAAGCCCGTACCAGGATGAAGAGGTGATAAGCAAAACACCCACACTGGCTCAGCTGAACAGCGAGGACTCCCAGCCTGTCTCAGATTCACTCTATTACCCTGATTTGCTCTTTAGTGTGAAACAAAACCCTTTAAATCCTTTGTTACCTGGCAAAAAGATGGCGAGCAGAGCAGCGGCACCGGTCTGCTCCTCCAAGAACGTTCAGGCCGAGGCCGCTCTGTCGGACTGTGCCCAGAAGGCCAGCAAGGCTGGCAGCCAGCCTGCTTCCAGCACACAGATCATGGCCAAGACCAGCGTGTACAGCAGTGAAAAGGTGAACATTCACGTTGAATGTAAAGACTAtgttaaaaaagcaaaagtaaagATCAACCCCTTGCCGCAGAGCAGGCCGGTGCTGAGCCAGGCGCACGCTGACGCGGCCAAGGAAAACACCTGCTactgtggggctgtggcaaAGAGACAGGACAGGAAAGGACTTGAGTCCCCCCATGCTCACAGCACAACTCCTGGTTTGCCTTTTAAAGAGactcaagagctgctcctcagcccccCCCAGGAGAGCCCGGGGCTGGCTGTGGGGGAGAGCAGCCTCTCCGCCAGCGCCTCCGTGTCCGACTCCTCGCAGAAGAAAGAAGAGCACAATTATTCTCTTTTTGTAACAGACACTTTGGGTGAACAGTCAGCCAAAGCTGAgcccgaggaggaggaggaggatgaggatgataTTGAAGATGAGGACCACGATGAAGGGTTTGGGAGTGAGCACGAGCTGTCTGAGAATGACGATGAGGAGGAGGATTACGAGGACGATAAGGACGATGACATCAGTGACACATTCTCAGAACCAGGTACCAGGGGGTTGCTGGGTTTGTCCTCTGAGTGGGAAAGAAAGCTTTTGAACTCCTGGTAGTTACACATGAGCAGCACTGATCTTAGGTTGTGAACTCTCCTCCCACATTTTCTAAGTGCTTtgcaaaatgcaatttattcAAAGTATGCAAAGTCTCTGTTGCCCTATTTAATGAAAAACTGCACAAACTGTGGTTGtgcaacaaaaataaagatagtgaATACAGGAAGCCCAGCTGTAGCCTGAGGTTAGAGCAGCTGCCTGCAAGTGTGGCCTTCTTTCTTGTTGTAGCTCTCTGGTAGGATGTGCAGAACTTTCTAGCACTTCTCATAGCAGTGAATTTACCCAGAGTTGGATCTGTCAGGAGGAAATCACAGCCTGAGTGAAATGATTTCATAATTATCTAAGTCCTACTTTCAGGTACAGTTTTTCCACAGAATCCATGGAATGACTGAAATTAATAGAATCATTTCTGGGTGGTTTCAGCAGCAACACTTAGGGGCTTCAGAAGATACTGAAttcctctctcctgcctttAAAAATGGAGTTCTAAGAGCAGGAATAAGACTTAACCTTCACCTAGAATGCAGCAAAACAGTAATattgtataaaaataaaatctgcacAGGATTGTAATCAagtattaatttaatttcataaagTATTACAATATTCACATCTTATAAATGCCCTGTAGTAGAGAATAAGAATTAAAGTATTCAGACATTTGGCAATATGTAACTTCAGGGGGATAAAGCAGCTGAAATTTTTCCTTgttgagagcagcagcttccctaAAGCTTGTCAGTGTTTGTCATAATGAACTCTcagatgaaattattttctaattagATTTCCTGCGTTGGCATTAAACTCGTTAAGCATTCTGCCCTTTATGCTACTTTCACATGCACACAACAcatttttattaacattttgAAGCCTCTTCCTCCCTTCTGGAGTGAACTTCCTCTGCTTtctggggccctgagcagctgttccagctctgcagcccatgggggaTGTGTTGCACTGGCAGCCTGAGATCCCTGAAAAAGAGAGGTTGTGTTAAATGCTGTGGgtggaattaattaattaatgatttTACTGACCAGCAATCCACattctgcagcaggagctgaggatcTGGGCTTATCCAAGCTTGCCAAACCTTTCCATGAATGAAGCCTAAAACCATTCACCTCAAATGTGGTGATATTAAAAAATTTGTcatgtattttagaaaataacaTCTCCAGGTATTCTAATCATGCCACTGTTATattttgtgttgcttttttACCTCTAAAGGTAAATACTATGGGTAAAGGATCTAAAAATaggcacagcacaggaaaattaAACCTTCCACAGGTCTGAAAGCAAAATCAGTTAGTATTTTGAGTGAGGCTGTAATTTACTGAAAGGACAAAAATCTGCTAGTTATTGCTGACCCTCTAATGTTTTTTTATACATAATTTACTTTTGGTTATTCTTCTTCTAGAGTGAATGAAATGCTTTCTTCAAATGTTAtctgagaaaatatttagaTATAGTGAAGGAAAAATAGCTAAAAATGTGACTGGCTCTCAGGCAAGTTTGGACAACAGTGTTTTTATTATTACCATGACACAGATTTAGCAAATTTGGTCTCCTGCAAAGGTAGTTTATTATGGGAATTACCAGCCCAGACCTTTTCTAGCATTTGGTTTTGCTATTACTGAGTatatttttcttatctcatttcaTAGAAAGATTTTTCAATGACTGTTAGTCAGGAGATTGCAGAAATGGGAAATGCAGCGATTTATTCATTTGTCGGTAGCACTGGAGAAGAAATGAGCGCAAAGTGCTCATGGAGACGCAGAGATTGTTTCCAGAAGCTGCATGGGGTCAGTGTGAGCCCCTGGAGTGAGCTGGGGAGCACTGGCAGTGATTTGCCAGAAGCCTCAGtggtgcagggctgcagagcagcagctcctgcctttgtTCACGTGGCTATTTTTGGGTTTCA from Melospiza georgiana isolate bMelGeo1 chromosome 15, bMelGeo1.pri, whole genome shotgun sequence encodes the following:
- the CREBRF gene encoding CREB3 regulatory factor — protein: MPQPSVSGMDPPFGDAFRSHLFSEQTLMSTDLLASSSDPDFMYELDREMDYQQSSRDNLLFMEDCKDLENLESFTDILDKEAAFTSKWEQWDTYCEDLTKYTKLTSCDIWGTKEVDYLGLDDFSSPYQDEEVISKTPTLAQLNSEDSQPVSDSLYYPDLLFSVKQNPLNPLLPGKKMASRAAAPVCSSKNVQAEAALSDCAQKASKAGSQPASSTQIMAKTSVYSSEKVNIHVECKDYVKKAKVKINPLPQSRPVLSQAHADAAKENTCYCGAVAKRQDRKGLESPHAHSTTPGLPFKETQELLLSPPQESPGLAVGESSLSASASVSDSSQKKEEHNYSLFVTDTLGEQSAKAEPEEEEEDEDDIEDEDHDEGFGSEHELSENDDEEEDYEDDKDDDISDTFSEPGYENDSVEDLKEMTAISSRKRGKRRYFWEYSEQLTPSQQERMLRPSEWDRDTLPSNMYQKNGLHHGKYAAKKSRRTDVEDLTPNPRKLLQIGNELRKLNKVISDLTPVSELPLTARPRSRKEKNKLASRACRLKKKAQYEANKVKLWGLNTEYDNLLFVINSIKQEIVNRVQVPKDDRGINMEQKLNILIKDTLGLPVAGQTSEFVNQVLEKTAEGDPTGGLVGLRIPMAKV